A window from Chiloscyllium plagiosum isolate BGI_BamShark_2017 unplaced genomic scaffold, ASM401019v2 scaf_55433, whole genome shotgun sequence encodes these proteins:
- the LOC122545589 gene encoding serine/threonine-protein kinase Nek4-like: MEYSEQLGVLIHSMLSKKPEERPDVKAVLRKSYIKSHIALFLEATKVRAMKTRKKTSLESKPINSSTVTLKRNSQCESEVPLDMDPTKKYIKVRILSSEYCPSEDFVT; encoded by the exons atggaatacagtgaacagctGGGAGTGCTGATACATAGCATGTTGAGCAAAAAGCCTGAGGAACGACCAGATGTCAAAGCTGTTCTCAGGAAGTCGTACATCAAGAGTCATATTGCTTTGTTCCTGGAAGCCACAAAAGT GAGAGCTATGAAAACACGTAAGAAAACCTCATTAGAATCTAAACCCATTAATTCCTCTACTGTGACATTGAAGCGCAATTCACAGTGTGAATCTGAGGTCCCTTTGGACATGGATCCCACCAAGAAATATATCAAGGTAAGAATTCTAAGCTCAGAGTACTGCCCCAGTGAAGATTTTGTGACG